The Acidobacteriota bacterium genome has a window encoding:
- a CDS encoding TRAP transporter fused permease subunit gives MFEPVSKRLIPLLSAVLCLYTLTEVNFPRLRPQSQLALFVMLGLVLCFLSTPARERWRDCRVARLGDLALAVASIAACGYVVLMTEPLFHGWFPNLWPYGKSLGNRAGIEGPADFVLGAVGLLLVLEATRRSIGWVVPALALLFLAHSYYGHLAHQSLLPDLPGWLLPHAGQDAAYLVSTTFSQSLGVFGPAAGVMFKYVFLFVIFGAFLEMSGATRFIIDFAQKVFGGTPGGPAKVAVLGSGLMGSLSGSAVANAVTTGTFTIPMMRHAGFERHVAGGITAAAASGGALVPPVMGAGAYMMLELVQPQVTFLQVAKAALIPAILYYLSIFLIVHFYARRAGAVAADRGPAGPVSRFQGLVFFSALGTLILFLLMGFTPFKAVSGSLVVILLLSMAGPGTGLSAAPRRWALSAFALVVVLHQAVLAQPPAVPKLRLYAESLINSCLVGMFGLLLFALLHPRLRPSILEALVKAARNGVALIAASACVGIIIGVVQSTGVATDFSNVIKGVVESSLLLALVGIMICSIILGMGVPSVVCYLLMATLMGSLLEQMGVQPLAAHLFIFYFGMMSMVTPPVALAAYASASIAKARIMKTALASFRFALVGFTLPFMFVYRPELLLLVPRDTSTRLSDRITSNASLDLTRLGNLWELGLEVGTAILGIFALAAAIAGYLKRPLRLDHRLILFAAAACLLSPEIQVQGYNLGPGLNLGAAVALAGVVMANRLWAGPEPVASKEPDEALEE, from the coding sequence ATGTTCGAGCCCGTTAGCAAGCGGTTGATTCCCCTCCTGAGTGCGGTCCTGTGCCTCTACACGCTGACCGAGGTCAACTTTCCCCGGCTGCGTCCGCAGTCCCAGTTGGCCCTGTTTGTCATGCTGGGCCTGGTGCTTTGCTTTCTCAGCACCCCGGCCCGTGAACGCTGGCGGGACTGCCGGGTCGCGCGCCTGGGCGATCTGGCCCTGGCCGTCGCCAGCATCGCGGCTTGCGGTTACGTGGTGCTGATGACCGAACCGCTCTTTCACGGGTGGTTCCCCAACCTCTGGCCTTACGGGAAATCGCTGGGAAACCGCGCCGGTATCGAAGGACCTGCCGACTTTGTGTTGGGCGCGGTCGGCTTGTTGCTGGTGTTGGAAGCCACGCGCCGCTCCATTGGCTGGGTGGTGCCGGCGCTGGCGCTCCTCTTCCTGGCGCACAGCTATTACGGGCATCTGGCCCACCAGAGCCTCCTGCCCGATCTGCCGGGCTGGCTGCTGCCGCATGCCGGCCAGGATGCGGCCTACCTGGTGAGCACGACTTTTTCGCAGTCTCTGGGCGTGTTCGGCCCGGCAGCCGGCGTCATGTTCAAGTATGTCTTCCTGTTCGTCATCTTCGGGGCCTTTCTGGAGATGTCCGGCGCAACCCGGTTCATTATCGATTTCGCCCAAAAAGTGTTCGGCGGCACGCCCGGTGGGCCGGCCAAGGTGGCCGTGCTGGGGAGCGGGCTGATGGGGTCCCTCTCGGGCAGCGCCGTCGCCAACGCGGTGACCACCGGCACCTTTACCATCCCCATGATGCGTCACGCCGGGTTCGAAAGGCACGTGGCCGGAGGCATCACGGCCGCGGCGGCCTCAGGGGGAGCCCTGGTGCCTCCCGTCATGGGAGCCGGTGCCTACATGATGCTGGAGCTGGTTCAGCCCCAGGTGACCTTCCTGCAGGTAGCCAAGGCGGCCCTGATTCCCGCCATCCTCTACTATCTGTCCATTTTCCTGATCGTGCATTTCTACGCCCGGCGGGCCGGGGCGGTTGCGGCCGACCGAGGGCCGGCGGGCCCGGTCTCGCGGTTTCAGGGACTGGTCTTCTTTTCGGCCCTGGGGACGCTGATCCTCTTTTTGCTGATGGGCTTCACCCCCTTCAAGGCGGTGAGCGGGTCCCTGGTGGTGATTCTGCTGCTGAGCATGGCCGGCCCCGGGACCGGTTTGAGCGCAGCCCCACGCCGTTGGGCTCTTTCGGCCTTCGCCCTGGTGGTGGTCCTGCATCAGGCGGTTCTTGCCCAGCCCCCGGCCGTGCCCAAGCTGCGTCTCTATGCCGAGTCGCTCATCAACTCCTGCCTGGTGGGCATGTTCGGACTGCTGCTGTTTGCCCTGCTGCACCCCCGGTTGAGGCCGTCCATCCTGGAAGCGCTGGTCAAGGCGGCCAGGAACGGGGTGGCCCTGATCGCCGCCAGCGCCTGCGTGGGGATCATCATCGGTGTGGTCCAATCGACGGGAGTCGCCACCGACTTCAGCAATGTCATCAAGGGCGTGGTGGAATCGAGCCTACTGCTGGCCCTGGTGGGAATCATGATCTGTTCCATCATCCTGGGCATGGGGGTGCCTTCGGTGGTCTGCTACCTGCTGATGGCCACCCTGATGGGCTCGCTGCTGGAACAGATGGGCGTGCAGCCCCTGGCGGCCCATCTGTTCATCTTCTATTTCGGGATGATGTCGATGGTGACTCCGCCGGTGGCGCTGGCCGCCTATGCCAGCGCCTCCATCGCCAAGGCCAGGATCATGAAGACGGCCCTGGCTTCCTTCCGTTTCGCCCTAGTGGGCTTCACCTTGCCCTTCATGTTCGTCTACCGTCCCGAGCTGTTGCTGCTGGTGCCGCGGGATACCAGCACCCGCCTCAGCGATCGGATCACCTCCAACGCCTCCCTGGATCTGACCCGGCTTGGAAATCTGTGGGAACTGGGCCTGGAGGTGGGCACGGCCATTCTGGGAATCTTTGCGCTGGCGGCCGCCATCGCCGGCTATCTCAAGCGGCCCCTGCGGCTGGATCACCGCCTGATCCTGTTCGCCGCTGCCGCCTGCCTGCTGTCTCCGGAAATTCAGGTTCAGGGTTACAACCTGGGCCCCGGTCTGAACCTGGGAGCGGCGGTTGCCCTGGCAGGAGTGGTCATGGCCAACCGGTTGTGGGCAGGTCCCGAACCCGTTGCCTCCAAAGAGCCCGATGAAGCTCTGGAGGAGTGA